Below is a window of Ornithodoros turicata isolate Travis chromosome 7, ASM3712646v1, whole genome shotgun sequence DNA.
ctgcgccaaccatggccGCGAACGATAAGGTTATCTATCAGGGTATAGGGATAGCGGATATgactcgaagagagaggagggcgtacgcctttttgtgtcaattgtcaTATATCCAAATGGACAccaaaaggcgtgcgccccctctgctctcgaatcagaagcgacaactctatcattcgtggcaacggttggcgcagcGTGCTGTGCGTTGAATTAAGCTCTGTTTTTAGTAGTTAGTGCGGAGCCTTCGAGATAAGTAATAAAGGCGTACggcccgcgctttccacaaatcaagagttgATAACGgtgtcattctgtgcaatggtcggccttcagcgtgctatgcggcaaAGTTCCGTTTTtacagtgcactcttaaaaatgaactttactgcatagcacgctcctagcaaaccgtcatctcaaatgatatcgtaatatgcccttatttgttgaaagcgggaggcgtacgcttttttgtgacaattatgaacaacataagtgtcacaaaaaggcgtacgccccccccccccgttttcaactaataaaggcagataacggtatcattcgagatgacggttggcgagaagcgtgctatacggtgaagttcatttctaagagtgttaaGAGTGTGTACGAAAATGAAAATAGATCTTCGCGACACAATGCAATAGAATTGCACGGAAAATACAGAAGTGGAGTCTTTTTCGGCGTTTTGTCGCTACGATCGATGATGAGGCAGCACTCGATCATGTTCGGAGGAGGTCACATGGGTGGCTGGAGGCCTACTTCCCATCATTCTTCCGTGTGCTTGGGTTATTAGAGGAAGGTATACGGTGCCTCCGCCCGTTCATTCTTCGATGCCAGTACGTGAACAGCATTTTCTTTGTATCAACATCGTCGCGTTGAAATGTCGTGCGACAGTCCGAAATAATGAGAGTCGTTATCTGCTGATGAAAGTACCGTATTAGGGCGTCGACTCGAAAAGACACTTTAAGCAAGTAACTTCCACGAAGAAACATACGGGCGTTCACGAATTGCACCTTCGCCCAGTGCACTGTTTTGAGACAGTCCTCCACGAATGGACTCATATTGAAATGTGGAAACCGGGGAACACTTACCTTCGAGCCTTCAACCTTTTCGTATGATTCCCTAATCTAATCTTCCCTTTCCCGCTCAGCGAGACTTCGCGTGCGCCAGTGTTTTTGCTGTTGAGGACAGTCCTGTGTACGTAAAgtaaaatgggggggggggaatttaaGCGTGACGCAGCTCCTGCTGGTGGTAAACGCCGTTAGGAGCTTGGGGGAACGCCTTCAAACGTATGCTAACGAAGTCGCCAGACCGTTTGGGCTTGGCTTGTGTGCTCTGTGTCTGTCTGATTTCGGGGTGGTGACGTTTCACTTTTCACGTTGTTGGTATCACTGGTCTGATTTAGCATTGCTACTGCGTGACTGCGTTCGCCTTTGCAATTCTGGTGTATACGAGCAGAACGCTATCcgtatatatatgtacatacaGAACGAGTAAGGTTGTTTTTGCATGCGGAGTCTCGTTCTGATTTCTTCTGTTTTTGGGTTGTGTCTCTCCATTCTTCTTGTGTGTATACTTTTGCAACGTGTCTCATCTGAGCTATTTTTGATTCAGGAATTGTGAGTTCGTCCGTAGGGTGCCCGATAGCTGCTTGCCTTCGTTTCTTGTCTTTGGAAATTACATAACTCTCGCTAACTCTATTCGCACGGATTCTTATGTCAAACAGCCTAATCGCAGGTGTCCCGCATGTCAAGATCGCCTGGTAAAGCCTTTCAAATAGCGTTTATTGGTAATGTTTTATGTCCTAGCGAAGGCCATGTGAGTGGacgttttatatatatatatatatatgtttataagtcccaaacgtcgccacaccagctttggacagctgtttcggccttattgggccttcatcagcaatgcgtaggtgggcgacgtttgagcgggtggcgtcggaaggtcacgtggaacgtgatgtcctctcgtcagggtgagaaactcacctctgaaagcccagcgcaaagccagtaaagtattaagtgaaaaaaaaatagcataggctctttggctgcacgtttaacacatgtttataagtcccaaacgtcgccacaccagctttggacagctgtttcggccttattgggccttcatcagcaatgcgtaggtgggcgacgtttgagcgtgTGGCGTCGGTAGGTCACGTGCAACGTGATgtcctctcgtcagggtgagaaactcacctctgaaagcccagtgcaaagccagtaaagtattaagtgaaaaaaaatagcataggctctttggctgcacgtttaacacatgtttataagtcccaaacgtcgccacacaagctttggacagctgtttcggccttattgggccttcatcagcaatgcgtaggtggacgacgtttgagcgggtggcgtcggaaggtcacgtggaacgtgatgtcctctcgtcagggtgagaaactcacctctgaaagcacagcgcaaagccagtaaagtattaagtgaaaaaaaaaaaaaatagcataggctctttggctgcacgtttaacacatgtttataagtcccaaacgtcgccacaccagcttTGGACAGCTCTtgcggccttattgggccttcatcagcaatgcgtaggtgggcaacgtttgagcgggtgGCGTCGGTAGGTCACGTGCAACGTGATgtcctctcgtcagggtgagaaactcacctctgaaagcccagtgcaaagccagtaaagtattaagtgaaaaaaaaaatagcataggctcttagGCTGCACGTTTAAcacatgtttataagtcccaaacgtcgccacacaagctttggacagctgtttcggccttattgggccttcatcagcaatgcgtaggtggacgacgtttgagcgggtggcgtcggaaggtcacgtggaacgtgatgtcctctcgtcagggtgagaaactcacctctgaaagcacagcgcaaagccagtaaagtattaagtaaaaaaaaatataataaggccgaaacagctgtccaaagctggtgtggcgacgtttgggacttataaacatgtgttaaacgtgcagccaaagagcctatgctatttttttttttcacttatatatatatatatcacatgTACAGGATTGTTGTGGACTCGGACGCGGCCATAATACTGTAGAGAGTTGACCGTTTTAGACTTTGGGTGTGCTGTATCGGATGTGCCGGAATCAAGTGCAGTCCAAACGTCACTCAGCCCTCGGAGTTATGCGGGCTGCAAAAGACCAATATCCTGAAAATCTTTTATCCACCTGGCCTTCGTGGGCTTTAGCCGGACGTCGTATTCGATGCTCGCAGAGTATAGACACATGTTCCTCGCTCCCATACTGCGTCCAGCGTCCGTTACATACGCACCATGCGTTTTCCAGGAAAGCTCCGACAGTTGTTTACCGACATTTTGAAGTTACGTCCCGAATACAGTTTTGCGTTCAGCGATTCCAACATACTTCTTTAGAGCGACAGATTTACGTATAGAATGCAATTGTTATATTTACAAAAATAGCTACGTGAGGTCTCGTAAGATTTAACTCGTttccttcgtttttcttttttcttctggaTCACCCAAGGGCATAATGCAACTGAGGCTTACAAAGCACAGCGCGCTTCCCTGTTTTTCTAATAGTGTTACTGAAGCGGCTTGAGGAAGTCTAGTACCTGGTCTACTCTATTGTTACAACTTGTACGTTTTGCAGAAATTCCGCCTGTTCGGCAAGAAGAAGTCGACGCCAGATCCCAACTGCCCACAATGCAACCCGCAGCTTGTGGTCGCCATGAGAGCAAAGGCAAGGCAGCAAGATCTCCTCCATCAGCAGCAACAGCAACGGGAGGCTAACGACACAACTCCTGATCTTGCAGAAGACGAAGTTCCTTGCGAATGTCCCCAGTGCCAACGCAACCGGTCTGAGCAACCCCTCACAGTTGAGCTCCTTCCTATGGACACTCAAGTCACACTCCAGCACATGATGCAGGATGCAGCTTTTATGTGCAACCTCCTCTGAGAAGAAGACGTAGTCATTGTTATGCCTCCGTTACACGACGTGTAGTGCTTGGCCCACACATGAACTGGAGTTGTACTGGAGTTGTACGTAATGGGGTCTAAGTCTGTTCTTCTGTACTTCTAGTCACGTTTCTGTGCCCCAAATggtgttttgtttgattttagtAGTTTCGTGTAGACCTCGGGAGTGTCGCTTTCCACGGTGGTTTTCAGTGAAGCGCGGTTCAGGCAATGGCGTGCAAGAGGCACAAGATTGCGGTTTTGTTGTATATTGTTTTTGACATTGAAATTGAGTCGTAGAACATGTGGCAATTTTATGGTGGCGTTTAAGTGCGAGATTATGACATTATGAGCTTGAAATGGCAAACTGATATTTCACGGCATCTGGTGCATTTTTAGAGTGCGGGGGGTCTATTTATTTTGGcgggaaaagtcagccagaagggacggcttgctatttctTGGTAAATAATTCCTTAGTTGGTAGTCAAGGTCCTGAAGTAGTCAGAGTCAAGCGATGTGGGGTCAAAGGTCAGAGGCCTTCCGCCGTCCCGCCCACGATTGgacaggctgctgaggagaccggtatcCCGCAGGTAGTGAAGAACCGCTGCGGTTACACCACCGCTGCGTCTGTCAAGTAATATATGTTGTGAAAAAGATGGAGTATCCGAGGCTGGTCGGGCGAGACTCGAGCGCGTCGCTGAAGATCTTGAAACGGCGGCTGTCGAGAAGAAGGTGTCGAATGCCTGTCTCGACGTTGCAAATAGAATATAGGGGTGTGGCTTGCTGGTCCATTTTGAACAGCAGTGACGGAGTGCGGCCGCGGTTGATGCGGAGCCGATGGATGACAGATTCTTCCCTCCTTGAGACACGACTGCAGATAGTATACTCCAGCGTTGGGTCAATGGACCCAAGAAGGGGTTGGTCCTGGCAACGTCCTTGACGTATTTTTAGACAAGGTGCGAAAAGCCTCCCGAGTTACTATTTCACAAATGAAAGAGAACAACGAACACGGGAACAGACATAGTGAGTGTAACCAAACTCAGCTTGCTTATAGACATATGCGCTCATCTCATATACAGTCGATCTGCGAACTAGTGCAGTttgctgttcagaatattttattatattttattgACCTCTATCTTCCATCATGACCAAGCTGAGAGCTAACAGAGTCCTAACGAAAGTAATAGGGCTGTACGGGACTCGGTAGCGACCCTTGCTAACTATCAGGGCTGTTCACGTTCGATGTCAGGTGCTAACAGCTTTGGCGAAGTGGACCGATGTGTGTGGTACAGCGTTTGCGCACGTAAAGAGTGCAATACATTCAATAATCCGCCCATTTAATGACACACATTCCTGTTCAACCCCTTTCGTAATATCGTATACCCATGAAAACATGCAGGAGCGAGGCGCGTTTTTATGCCATGTGACGAAAGACTCCAAAGAACGCTCCGGACTAATGGAGGGGAGCACAACATACATTTCTGTGCCGTGGCATTTTGTAGATGTGTGGTTAGTCGGTAATCGGTATTGCTACATAGACTGATAGACTTACAATAAACAACTGATTATGCACTTTGCATGGTAGTTCTTTGAAGTCAGCGGATATCGCCGCAGGAGCCCCAAAATGACAGCCCGCCTTTTCGATTTTCTGCCAGCACTGATATAAGCTATTACCTAACCTGATGTGAACCACCCAGTGTGCATCCTTcatcacgaaagaaaaaaaataaataaacgggaAGAAAACGTAGGAACAAAAGGCAAATGTGCAACAAGCCCAAATTTCCCCTCTTAGTTCGTCGTAAGGTTCCTTATACCGCAAGTCTGTGGTGTGTGTACCTGATCCACATCAATTGTATTTAGCAGCACTTCACCGCGCAGAACATTGAGGACTGCACTTGACACATAATACCAAATATATTTTTAGCCAGGgaaaaaatacaaatacaaaagcCCTTTGATTCTTAGGAGTAGCCATGTTCATAAAGTTGTTTTCACCTGTCGTGCTGTCCATGAATCACGGAGGGTATATTGTGAAACGACGCCCTCTTTTAACGCCCTGGCCAACTTCGTAAATGTCAAACTATACAGATTTCCCGTCCTGCCCTTGTACCCCCTAGAGCAACAGCAACAATGAATTATGCATGGTGATGTCGTGGGGTGTTCCCCCGTTTAGACTCCGGGACCCTATATACCCCAGTGCATGTGCGGTAACTATGATTCGATGAGCTGAAGCAGAAAGCAGTGTACGTTTTCCAGTCAAACTGCTAGTGTGTATTTGGTTGTCGATTCTTTGGCAGCCACATGACTTTCGATGGTTGTGGGTGACTGTGGTTGCCAGTGTGCTGTACGAGAGGCCTCGACAATTCATATGGCGCCATATAGTGCCATTGAGATACATAGAAACAGCAATGCCCATATCATAATAAGTATGTGGTAGTTGCACAGGGCTAAGTCATCCTTGAGGTCCTCCATGGAAGAGTATAATCCTTAGTTCACGGCATGAGGGAATCTTGAAAATGCTTTGGTATGTCGTCGCCCATTACACATCCACTTCCATGCACCCTTGAAAAGCATTACAGTTGCGGCATACCTTGCTTGGTTTGATTGTTTGCTCGTTTATTTTAGTTGTGATTGCAAGTGGGGACGATGGGTTTCTACATTCCTTCTCATTCCTGCCacaagcacttgcaaaataCATCAGTGCAGATTTTTATGAATGGGCCaacaccagtggcgtagccagacctccaaggtagggggggctcgatacgaaaactcgccccccccccccgctgatcctgtgtcgacaacacacaacTTGTGCAcgctgcaaactgaggattaaaaaaaaaggaacgaaaatagttgatttagacgttcacagtacgattacatgtataggctgtcatgaccaatgaggtggtgtcacaagattggaagtattttgaaaagctcatactttgaaaaccattcaagagtgcttcttagatagacgccatgaactgcaagaaccttcgcgatcgtcacactggtcccccccccccccaacatatattatgttctaggatttgcacgatttgtgtgggtcggtccgtggcaggtaggggggctcgaaccccccctagccccccgtggctacgccactggccaacaccatggaggaaagaaacacaaggagcggcttcTCGCGCCAGACTAgctagccaccctctagcggtcgctcgagtcaaaatcgccattgctttcTGTCCATCACGTAATCCcttctaaagtttcggttttgcaaggctttgtttctcgcgctgctctccgtatgattttgctttttgaaagtaatttagTGTGAAAacgtgagcaccatcgtagaaacgacgtatggtaatgtgttcctgttcCGGCTGCGcctctcgttgaactgaaagcagctctgtcacgggaacgcgttttgttcgtatAATTACACGGCAAGTTGttttagtcgcccgtgtgtgttcgagtcatcctgaattgttcatttgggacctcaaactgtgccgcagattaatttcatatcttctgttgttctacaaatctgattaatggcaTTTTGAgaacggcattctttaccacttaatgaaggaacctacatacgttggaagtaaccgttgccacacgtgatgtttccggtcccgcgtactccttttgctttctgcacactgtgactggtcttctaatagaacagtaaacattcgaacacacagaaataaagggCAAGCgcgcgttcaacgtaatactgccatttgaactgtgacacaactacagctcgcgtcgtctgctctgctggctccatgctgtctggagggtcacgtgagcggtcacatggtggacaggagcatcccagaatgcaatgcaaagccggctacgctcgtctcgatagaaaactgtcggaggggccgctccttgtgtttccttcctccatggccaACACCAACACACAAGCTGCGCTTGCTTCGCCTACTTCAACACGCATCGACGCACACTTGGACAAGAATATTACCGTCTCGTCAGTGACTATAAAGCCTCCAATGTGAAATGCACCGTCATCGCAAAATGCTTCTCATCGTGCATCCGCTGGAAGTCGTTCCAGAGACGTCGCCACATCTTTATCTGTTTTGTTTATGCAATACATGCTGTATATGCAAATCAGAAACAGAGGACTGGGCAAACAGAGCACTGGGGACTGCTGTGTTCCGTTACAGTGTGATAGACATAATTATCGTGCATGTGTAAAGCAGGGCCCAAAGTACCGTTACATTACATGCTAATCGCAAAAGCCACAAAATTGTCGGCATGTTGGAAAGCACACCGGAACTGTATTGGATAGGCATGGAGTTAATGAGTTATTGTGCTGAGATGAGGTATGAAacaaaaatgattgattgattgattattaaaataaaaaaatggagatgttagcctCGAGTCACTCGAGTCACAAAACTGAGTTTGTATCCAACTCCATTGCACCAGTATACAGTTTCCCAAATGTGACACGATGTGTTATAGTTTAGGACAGAGGAATTAATTAGGTAGTATAAATATGCCGTGATGGTATATGACGAGTTCTGTTATGTGTTTTATGTGTCAAGAAGCACTCTTGTAAAAATGTGGTTGTATTTAAACATGCCTTTAAACCTAGCTTTATaaattaaaggagcagtgaagaGCCCTAACTAAGTATGCATACGAACATAGCATTTATTTTTAGTACCGCGGTATCGACTACTCATATGCATCTTCGTGTCTGAGCTGTAAATTGACTGCAGCTTTGTAGTGAGCATGTGGACGTCTTTGCTGAagctgttcctttcggtcactgAGACTATCCATGAATCCGCGTAACACTAATGGCGCTGTCAGTTCCGTTTGTGTCTCTAAGCTGGTACCTGCTGGAAGAAgtctccacactcttaaaaatgaacttcaccgcatagcacgctcctagccaaccataatctcgaatgatatcgttatctgccctgatttgttgaaaacgggaggcgtacgccttttttgtgacacttatgctgttcataactgtcacaaaaaaggcgtacgcctcccgttttcaacaaatcatggcagataacgtaaTCATTCGACATGagggttggctaagagcgtgctatgcggtg
It encodes the following:
- the LOC135399977 gene encoding uncharacterized protein LOC135399977, yielding MEGRHGMEAEDTTAGQKKKHKKFRLFGKKKSTPDPNCPQCNPQLVVAMRAKARQQDLLHQQQQQREANDTTPDLAEDEVPCECPQCQRNRSEQPLTVELLPMDTQVTLQHMMQDAAFMCNLL